One Streptomyces formicae genomic window, GGCGCTTGGGGCCCGTGAGGCGCTCGTAGAACTTCGCGTACTGGTTGGGCGGGAAGAGCGTGTCGCCCCAGGCGTTGCCGAGCATGACGGCCGCGCCGTTCTCGTTGATCTGGTCGAGGTAGGTCGCGGGGGAGCGCTTCCTGCCCCACGCGATCATCTCGTCCTCCTTGTCCAGGTGGGACCCGAGGAAGTCCTTCAGGGTCTGCTGGAGTTCGGGGCCAGGGCGTCCCGTGAGGGCGCCCGCGCCGCCGAGCAGGGCCGCCGCCTGGACGTGCTGGGTGCGGCCGCTGTAGATCGAGTCGATGAGGTCGCCCCAGCCGCTCATCGCGGCGACGGCCTTGATCCGCTTGTCGTGCCCCGCCGCCAGCAGGCTGATGCCCGCGCCGTACGAGACGCCCGCCATGCCGACCTTCGACGGGTCGGCGGGGGTGTTCTTCAGGGTCCAGTCGATGACCTTGGAGGCGTCGGCGATGTCCTTGGGGCCCGCGGTCTCGATCTCGCCGCCGGACTGCCAGAAGCCGCGGGAGTTGTAACTGACCACGACGTAGCCGGAGTTCGCGAGCTTCTGGGCCTGTGCGACGTATTCGATCTGGGGCATGGCCCAGCTGGTGGGCAGCACGATCGAGGGGAACCTCGCGCCGGGCTCCGCGCCCTTCGGGGTGAAGACGTTGGCCTTGAGGACCGTGCCGCCGTCGCCGGGGATGTCGACGAAGCGGACGTCGGAACCTGCGGCGCTCGCGGCCCGCGGCGCTGCGGCGGGGGCCGCCTGGGCCGCCGGGGCCAGGCCGAAGGCGGCGCCCGCGACGAGGGACGCGGAGACCGCGCCCACGGTGGTCGTGCGCAGGACGCGGTGCGGGTGCGGATGGCTCACGGGTCACTTCCTCACTCGTTGAAAGTGCAAAGTGACCCGACGGTAACCGCGATCCTTTACCGGGGGTAACCCGTCGGTAAGTTACGCCCCGGTAACGATCTTTGGGGCTCGGGCGCCTACTTCAGCGCGCTCTTCGCCTGCCAGTCCGACCAGGAGATGTTCCACTCGCCGTAGCCGTTGCCCGGGTCCGGGACGCCCTTCGAGCCACTGCCCGTGACCTCGAAGGGGTCGCCTATCTGGGCCTGGCCGTAGAGCCAGCCCGCGTCGCCGTCGCTCATGCCCACGCAGCCGGAGCTGTGGTTGGTGTTGCCGAAGTATGAGGCGTTCCACGGGGCCGCGTGCGCGTACATGCCCGACCAGGTCAGGCGCATCGAGTAGTCGACCATCTTGTCGTAGGCGTCGCCGAGGCCCACGGTCTCGGAGCGCATGTTGATCGTGCCCTCCTTCGACATCAGGACCGAGGTGCCGCCCCAGGACGCCTTGTCGCCGCCCGGGGTGCCCGCCGACATCGGCAGCGACTTCAGGGTCTTGCCGTCGCGGATCAGGGTCGCCGTCTTGCTGTCCAGGTTCACCTTGACGACCTGGCTCTTGCCGATGGTGAAGTTCGTCGCGTAGTCGCGCACGAACCAGTCGTCGCCGCCCGAGTCGATGCCGTTCAGGCGGGCGTCCAGCTTCACCTTCGTGCCGGACTTCCAGTACTCCTTGGGGCGCCAGTCGACGCGGTCCTTGCCGTCGTAGTTCTTGATCCAGCCCCAGGAGCCCTCGGTGTTGTTCGAGGTCGTCACCTTCAGGTGCTTCTCGACCTCGGCCTTGTTGCGCACCGGGTTGTCGAAGGTGATGGACAGGGGCTGGGCGATGCCGACGGTGGTGTTCTTGCCCGGGGCGAGCGTCACCTTGTTGACCTTGTCGGGCTTGGCCGTCCTGAAGGAGTGCTTCGCGCTGCCGCCCTCGTCGGTGGTCGCCTCGACCTGGTAGGCGGTGCCGGGCGCGGCCTTGCGCTCCGAGGTCCAGCTGGTGCCGTTCGCCGAGAGCTTGCCGGGCAGCTTCGCGCCCTTGGCGTCGGCGACCGTGACGTTCTTCAGCTTGCCGTCGGCCAGCTTCACCTCGACCGGGCCGCCCGCCTTCGCCTGCTGCCCCGAGAGGTTCACCGAGATCTTCGGTTTCTCGGCGGCCTTGTCGGCGCCGGAGGAGCCGCTGCCGCCCGAGCAGGCGCTCAGGGCGGCGGCAAGGACGGCGACTCCCGCGGTCGCCACGTGGCGGGTGCGAAGGGGGCGTCGGCGGCTCGAAGAGCTCTGGGGGGTCAAGGAAACGTACCTCCGTGCGAATGTCGATCTGCACGGAGAGAGTCCTGAAGACGTCTTCAGGTTGCACGATGTCCGGAAATTGCCTGCTAGATCACAGAAGACGCCGGATGGCATCGACGCGCGGTGATCAAGGCGTCACTTGGCGCGATGGGAGGTGCGTGCCGATGGCGTGGGCAGCGGGGTCTGCGCCGGGCGCGTCACGTCCGCCACGAGCTCGACGACGTCGGGACCGTACGCCTGGGAGTTGACGACCTTCAGGAGCAGCACGAAGGGGTTGTTGCCGTGCTTGCGGGCGAGCTTCTCGTGGTGGCGGGCCAGATAGCGGGTGGCCGCCTGGCTGGTGACCGCGCGCTGGCCGCAGAAGAGGAAGACGGGTCTCGCGTCCTGGCCCTGGTCGGCGGTGAGGCGGGCCAGGATGACGTACTCGCAGAGGCCCGACTCCAGGCGGTAGCGCTCGCTGCCGATCTGGAAGGCACCCCGGTCCGGTATCGGCTCGGGCTCGGTGTTCACGCGGACGCCGGGCAGGAGCGTGTGCATGTGCGCGGCCATGCGGCGGTTCGCCACCGGGCTGCCCACGCAGAATTCGGTGCGCTCGCCAAAGCCCTGCTGCGTCGCGTCGTGCGCGACGATCTGCGCGTGCGCCCCGCACTCCTTGATGACCGCGGCGAGCTCGATGAGCGCGGACGCGTCGTGGCGCACCACGGTGAGCTCGGGCCCGCCCGCGTCGCGGTTGACCACGAGCAGCGACTCGGAGTTCTCGGGCAGCCCGAAGAAGGCCTGCTTGCGGCGGAGCTTGCGCTTCCACAGGTGGGAGCGGGCTAGCCAGCCAAGGACGGCACTGATGCCGACCGCGATCAGGCCGAGGACGATCGTGCGCACGTCTTCAGTCATGGGGGCGCATGCTAGCGGGCCCCCGGACCGGTGTTCGAAGAGGTCCTGACGCGACGGGCGACTCGAAGTTACGCTGCGCAGACGGTTGTTGACTGGAGGTACGAATGCGTCGCGCTGTCGTACGGAATCTGACGCTATTGGCGGTCGGAGGGGTATTGGTGTCGGTCGGTGCGGCCGCGCCCCCTTCGCCTACGCGCTCAGCGGAACCGGCTCCTGAGAAGGTGCCGGTCGCCGTCGGCCACGGAGGCGCTGTCGCCAGCGTCGACGCGGACGCCTCGGCGGCGGGCATCGAGGTCCTGCGGAAAGGGGGCAACGCCGTGGACGCGGCCGTCGCCACCGCCGCGGCGCTCGGGGTGACCGAGCCCTACTCGGCGGGCGTGGGAGGCGGCGGCTACTTCGTCCACTACGACGCCAGGACCCACAAAGTCAGCACCATCGACGGGCGCGAGACCGCCCCGCGCACCGCCGACTCCGGGCTCTTCCTGGAGAACGGCAAGCCCATCCCGTTCGAGTCCGCGGTCACCAGCGGCCTCGGCGTCGGCACCCCCGGCACGCCCGCCACCTGGCAGTCGGCGCTCGACCAGTGGGGCAGCAAGCGGCTCGGCACGCTCCTGAAGCCCGCCGAGCGCCTGGCCCGCGACGGCTTCACGGTCGATCCGACCTTCCGCTCGCAGACCGAGTCGAACCAGAAACGTTTCAAGGACTTCCCCGACACGGCGAAGCTGTTCCTGCCGGGCGGGCGGCTCCCGGTGGTCGGCTCGACGTTCAAGAACCCCGACCTCGCGCGTACGTACGAGCAGCTGGGCCGCGAGGGCATCGCCGCGCTCTACCGGGGCGACATCGGCAAGGACGTCGTCCGCACGGTGAACAAGCCCCCGGTCGACCCGGCGTCCGGCCGCGTGGCCCGTCCTGGCGACCTCTCCGCCAAGGACCTCAAGGCGTACGCGGTGAAGCGCCAGAAGCCCACGAGGACCGCCTACCGGGGGCTCGACGTCTACTCCATGGCGCCCTCGTCCTCCGGCGGCACCACCGTCGGCGAGGCGCTCAACATCCTGGAGCGCACCGACCTCTCGAAGGCGTCCAAGACCCAGTACCTGCACCGTTACATCGAGGCAAGCCGGATCGCGTTCGCCGATCGCGGGCGCTGGGTGGGCGACCCCGCCTTCGAGGACGTACCGACCAAGCAGCTCCTCACGCAGCGGTTCGCGGACGCGCGGGAGTGCCTGATCAAGGACGACGCGGTGCTCAAGAGCCCGCTCGCGCCCGGCGACCCGCGCCACCCCGAGGCGTGCGCGGCGGGCGACAAGGCGGCCCCCACGACGTACGAGGGCGAGAACACCACCCATCTGACGGCCGCCGACAAGTGGGGCAACGTCGTCTCGTACACCCTCACCATCGAGTCGACGGGCGGCAGCGGCATCACCGTGCCCGGCCGCGGCTTCCTGCTCAACAACGAGCTGACGGACTTCTCCTTCGCGCCCGCCGACCCCGCGGTGCACGACCCGAACCTGCCGGGTCCCGGCAAGCGGCCGCGCTCCTCGATCGCCCCGACGATCGTCCTCAAGCACGGCAAGCCCGTGGTGGCGCTCGGCTCGCCGGGCGGCGCGACCATCGTCACCACCGTCCTGCAGACCCTCACGGGCTTCGTCGACCGGGGCCTGCCGCTGGTCGACGCGATCGCCGCGCCGCGCGCCAGCCAGCGCAACGCCGCGCAGACCGAGCTCGAACCCGGGCTGTGGGACAGCCCGTTGAGGGGTTCGCTCGAATCCATCGGGCACTCCTTCAAGCAGAACCCGGAGATCGGCGCCGCCACCGGTGTGCAGCGGCTGCCGAACGGCCAGTGGCTCGCGGCCGCGGAGAAGGTCCGCAGGGGCGGCGGCTCCGCGATGGTGGTGCACCCCGCCCGGTGATGTCGTACGGACAGGCCCTAGGAAGCGGGTGACGCCGCGCAGTTCTGCTCCAGCTCGTTCGCGGCCCAGCGGATCGACGACTCCGGGTCGTCGTGCAGGTACCGCAGCACGGGCAGTGCCTCGCGGACCGCGGCGAGCTGGGCGTCGCCGCGGCCGCCGCGCGCCTGACGGACGTCGGCGAGGTCCGCGATGAGCAGGAGCAGCGTGCTGCGGGCCTGGTTGTCCGGGTCCGTCATCAGCTCGACGAGGAAGGGGATCGCGGGGACGGCGGCGGTCGACGCCGCCTCCTTGGAGA contains:
- a CDS encoding CocE/NonD family hydrolase; translated protein: MSHPHPHRVLRTTTVGAVSASLVAGAAFGLAPAAQAAPAAAPRAASAAGSDVRFVDIPGDGGTVLKANVFTPKGAEPGARFPSIVLPTSWAMPQIEYVAQAQKLANSGYVVVSYNSRGFWQSGGEIETAGPKDIADASKVIDWTLKNTPADPSKVGMAGVSYGAGISLLAAGHDKRIKAVAAMSGWGDLIDSIYSGRTQHVQAAALLGGAGALTGRPGPELQQTLKDFLGSHLDKEDEMIAWGRKRSPATYLDQINENGAAVMLGNAWGDTLFPPNQYAKFYERLTGPKRLEFRPGDHATAEATGLLGLPNDTWTSTQRWFDHYLKGEDNGIDKEQPVQLKSRSTGGYEGYPDWKSVGPTRKKIEMAGATTIRTNVDSGANGGIAILSNALDQFFKLPPMASVPLLPRRYTGVWQSERYASAQRVRGTAKLHTTLSSTKESGTLVAYLYDVGPLGLGKLVSNAPYTFHGKTPGKPFGVDLELFSTAYDVPAGHRLALVVDTVDPLYIEHNPSGAQLTFSSPEADPSYLSVPLREQ
- a CDS encoding L,D-transpeptidase, which encodes MATAGVAVLAAALSACSGGSGSSGADKAAEKPKISVNLSGQQAKAGGPVEVKLADGKLKNVTVADAKGAKLPGKLSANGTSWTSERKAAPGTAYQVEATTDEGGSAKHSFRTAKPDKVNKVTLAPGKNTTVGIAQPLSITFDNPVRNKAEVEKHLKVTTSNNTEGSWGWIKNYDGKDRVDWRPKEYWKSGTKVKLDARLNGIDSGGDDWFVRDYATNFTIGKSQVVKVNLDSKTATLIRDGKTLKSLPMSAGTPGGDKASWGGTSVLMSKEGTINMRSETVGLGDAYDKMVDYSMRLTWSGMYAHAAPWNASYFGNTNHSSGCVGMSDGDAGWLYGQAQIGDPFEVTGSGSKGVPDPGNGYGEWNISWSDWQAKSALK
- the ggt gene encoding gamma-glutamyltransferase is translated as MRRAVVRNLTLLAVGGVLVSVGAAAPPSPTRSAEPAPEKVPVAVGHGGAVASVDADASAAGIEVLRKGGNAVDAAVATAAALGVTEPYSAGVGGGGYFVHYDARTHKVSTIDGRETAPRTADSGLFLENGKPIPFESAVTSGLGVGTPGTPATWQSALDQWGSKRLGTLLKPAERLARDGFTVDPTFRSQTESNQKRFKDFPDTAKLFLPGGRLPVVGSTFKNPDLARTYEQLGREGIAALYRGDIGKDVVRTVNKPPVDPASGRVARPGDLSAKDLKAYAVKRQKPTRTAYRGLDVYSMAPSSSGGTTVGEALNILERTDLSKASKTQYLHRYIEASRIAFADRGRWVGDPAFEDVPTKQLLTQRFADARECLIKDDAVLKSPLAPGDPRHPEACAAGDKAAPTTYEGENTTHLTAADKWGNVVSYTLTIESTGGSGITVPGRGFLLNNELTDFSFAPADPAVHDPNLPGPGKRPRSSIAPTIVLKHGKPVVALGSPGGATIVTTVLQTLTGFVDRGLPLVDAIAAPRASQRNAAQTELEPGLWDSPLRGSLESIGHSFKQNPEIGAATGVQRLPNGQWLAAAEKVRRGGGSAMVVHPAR